One Alkalicoccus halolimnae DNA segment encodes these proteins:
- a CDS encoding SHOCT domain-containing protein has protein sequence MYDMMNGNWGSGMFVSGLIWILFLVLLIVLIIFLVNKLSGTGNSSSSTAPLRDESLNILKERFARGEISEEEYDRIKQKLKEK, from the coding sequence ATGTATGACATGATGAATGGAAATTGGGGCAGCGGAATGTTCGTTTCTGGTCTCATTTGGATTTTGTTTCTAGTTCTTTTGATTGTTCTCATTATTTTCCTTGTGAACAAGCTCAGCGGCACAGGAAACAGTTCTTCTTCTACTGCCCCTCTTCGTGATGAAAGCCTGAATATTTTAAAGGAACGCTTCGCCCGCGGCGAAATATCTGAAGAAGAATATGACAGAATAAAACAGAAACTAAAAGAAAAATAG